The following proteins come from a genomic window of Corallococcus sp. NCRR:
- a CDS encoding Rieske (2Fe-2S) protein: protein MTKIKLGPADFAEREMRGYEIGKRNVCIAKIHGRYKGLDDWCNHAGCLLSGGRLEDNMVVCPCHEVGFDMDSGKNATSPGVCDDQPTVQLTVEDGTLVVDLPDV from the coding sequence ATGACGAAGATCAAGCTGGGACCCGCGGACTTCGCCGAGAGGGAGATGCGGGGCTACGAAATCGGCAAGCGCAACGTCTGCATCGCGAAGATCCACGGCCGCTACAAGGGCCTCGATGACTGGTGCAACCACGCCGGATGTCTGCTGTCGGGCGGACGCCTCGAGGACAACATGGTCGTGTGCCCCTGTCATGAGGTCGGCTTCGACATGGACTCGGGGAAGAACGCGACTTCGCCCGGCGTCTGTGATGACCAGCCGACCGTGCAACTCACGGTCGAGGACGGAACGCTCGTCGTCGACCTGCCTGACGTTTGA
- a CDS encoding ATP-binding protein — MRSGDAGGMIPRGARSDAVHAMLVAVPAPVAQDVERDLCATAEGRACRVIRVESPPEPLPEGLLVLWDHGGPLEAVKARCQWAHARRLQTRTWLVVLTKREGEEAEALVSAGADECVTPPGTRWGARLVALRRRSSDGDAQALRRARDMFQGALDAVPEPLFIKDREHRLVAVNNAYCRLLDQPAEALRGTVTSAQVPPHEAEASWRQDERAFTTGQTVEDEGSFTDAKGRSREVLTQRAAYMLPNGERFLVGLVRDVTERSRLETQRRLAERMTSVGTLAAGVAHEINNPLSYVTSNLAYLWERVAQPVLPVPPEQLEELRQVVAEALEGAGRVRSIVRDLRTFSRTEEEQHGPVDVRRAVENAVKLMRDDLQHRACMACDLEPVAAVHGNEGRLAQVVTGLLTNALQAFGDRAPEENLIKLSVRPGREGHVLIEVEDNGRGMPVEVRQRIFDPFFTTRSPKGGTGLGLSICLTLVHAMGGHIEVASEEGQGSLFRVELPALTLPPEAARSAQAAPAVTEEPASKPVRATRDLRRLLLIDDEPAVGSAVSRLLRNLYEVHVIQDAREALKRLSHGEKFDAILCDLMMPGMSGMDFLVELERLAPELAPRTGLMTGGVNPQAREFVGRRARELLEKPFERDQLCTFVETLMQ, encoded by the coding sequence ATGCGGTCGGGCGACGCGGGTGGAATGATCCCGCGGGGCGCGAGGAGCGACGCGGTGCACGCAATGCTGGTGGCGGTCCCAGCCCCGGTGGCCCAGGACGTGGAGCGCGACCTTTGCGCCACGGCCGAAGGGCGCGCGTGTCGGGTGATCCGCGTGGAGTCCCCGCCGGAGCCGCTGCCCGAAGGGCTCCTCGTCCTGTGGGACCATGGCGGCCCGCTGGAGGCCGTGAAGGCGCGCTGCCAGTGGGCGCATGCGCGCCGGTTGCAGACCCGGACCTGGCTGGTGGTGCTGACGAAGCGCGAGGGCGAGGAGGCGGAGGCGCTGGTGTCCGCGGGCGCGGACGAGTGCGTGACGCCGCCCGGCACGCGCTGGGGCGCGAGGCTCGTGGCGCTGCGGCGCAGGTCCTCGGACGGGGACGCGCAGGCGCTCCGGCGGGCCCGCGACATGTTCCAGGGCGCGCTGGACGCGGTGCCGGAGCCGCTGTTCATCAAGGACCGCGAGCACCGGCTCGTGGCGGTGAACAACGCCTACTGCCGCCTGTTGGATCAACCCGCTGAAGCGCTGCGCGGCACGGTCACTTCGGCGCAGGTGCCGCCGCACGAGGCGGAGGCGTCGTGGCGCCAGGACGAGCGCGCCTTCACCACCGGGCAGACCGTGGAGGACGAGGGCTCCTTCACCGACGCGAAGGGCCGCTCGCGCGAGGTGCTCACGCAGCGGGCCGCGTACATGCTGCCCAACGGCGAGCGCTTCCTCGTGGGGCTCGTTCGCGACGTCACCGAGCGCTCCCGCCTGGAGACGCAGCGGCGGCTGGCGGAGCGGATGACGTCCGTGGGCACGCTGGCCGCGGGTGTCGCGCATGAAATCAACAACCCGCTCTCGTACGTGACCTCCAACCTGGCCTACCTCTGGGAGCGCGTGGCGCAGCCGGTGCTCCCCGTTCCGCCCGAGCAACTGGAGGAGCTGCGGCAGGTGGTGGCGGAGGCGCTGGAGGGCGCGGGGCGGGTGCGCTCCATCGTGCGCGACCTGCGGACGTTCTCGCGCACGGAGGAGGAGCAGCACGGTCCGGTGGATGTGCGGCGCGCGGTGGAGAACGCGGTCAAGCTCATGCGCGACGACCTCCAGCACCGCGCGTGCATGGCGTGCGACCTGGAGCCGGTGGCCGCGGTGCACGGCAACGAGGGTCGCCTGGCGCAGGTCGTCACCGGCCTGCTGACCAACGCGCTCCAGGCCTTCGGCGACAGGGCTCCGGAAGAGAACCTGATCAAGCTGAGCGTGCGTCCGGGCCGCGAGGGCCACGTGCTCATCGAGGTGGAGGACAATGGGCGCGGGATGCCCGTGGAGGTGCGCCAGCGCATCTTCGATCCGTTCTTCACCACGCGCTCGCCCAAGGGCGGCACGGGCCTGGGCCTGTCCATCTGCCTCACGCTGGTGCACGCGATGGGCGGCCACATCGAGGTGGCCAGCGAAGAGGGACAGGGCAGCCTCTTCCGCGTGGAGCTGCCGGCGCTCACGTTGCCGCCCGAAGCGGCCCGGTCCGCGCAAGCCGCCCCGGCCGTGACGGAAGAGCCCGCGTCGAAGCCGGTGCGCGCGACGCGAGACCTGCGCCGGTTGCTGCTCATCGACGACGAGCCGGCGGTGGGCAGCGCGGTGAGCCGCCTCTTGCGCAACCTCTACGAGGTGCACGTCATCCAGGACGCGCGCGAGGCCCTGAAGCGCCTGTCGCACGGCGAGAAGTTCGACGCCATCCTCTGCGACCTGATGATGCCGGGCATGAGCGGCATGGACTTCCTGGTGGAGCTGGAGCGGCTGGCGCCGGAGCTGGCGCCGCGCACCGGCCTGATGACGGGCGGGGTGAACCCGCAGGCCCGTGAGTTCGTGGGCCGCCGCGCGCGCGAGCTGCTGGAGAAGCCCTTCGAGCGCGACCAGCTGTGCACCTTCGTCGAAACCCTGATGCAATGA
- a CDS encoding MogA/MoaB family molybdenum cofactor biosynthesis protein, whose amino-acid sequence MHVSAYVVTCSDSRDEAHDGSGKDLREGLAAAGHTVAGHTVVKDDPEAIRGALAQAQAAGARAVLFTGGTGIGRRDCTVETLRALFEKELPGFGELFRMLSFQRIGSPAMMSRATAGTYQGMILFALPGSPQAVRLALDALILPELGHAVRELTR is encoded by the coding sequence GTGCATGTCAGCGCGTACGTGGTGACGTGCTCGGACAGCCGGGACGAAGCGCACGACGGCAGCGGCAAGGACCTGCGCGAGGGCCTGGCCGCCGCGGGGCACACCGTCGCCGGGCACACGGTGGTGAAGGATGATCCGGAGGCCATCCGGGGCGCGCTCGCGCAGGCGCAGGCGGCGGGGGCCCGCGCGGTGCTCTTCACGGGCGGCACCGGCATTGGCCGGCGCGACTGCACGGTGGAGACGCTGCGCGCGCTCTTCGAGAAGGAGCTGCCCGGCTTCGGCGAGCTGTTCCGGATGCTGTCGTTCCAGCGCATCGGCAGCCCCGCGATGATGTCGCGCGCCACGGCGGGCACGTACCAGGGGATGATCCTCTTCGCGCTGCCGGGCTCGCCGCAGGCGGTGCGGCTGGCGCTGGACGCGCTCATCCTCCCGGAGCTGGGCCACGCGGTGCGCGAGCTCACGCGTTAA
- a CDS encoding TIGR02757 family protein, whose protein sequence is MKKRRVAHTGLSTQAADLLRPRLDAFLASMDQTARIGFDPVEFPHRYTDPRDVEVSALLAAALAYGRADLFRPKVDALLKQMGPSPAAFVRALDVKGAKALLTGFVYRFNVGTDLAVLLLGMGRALREHGSLEALFVRGFQASGTLHGALAAFTAALRDVPMAALRKAMGPERGLHHLLPSPLGPGAAKRLNLYLRWMVRGPDAVDFGIWKQVPASALLVPLDTHIGRMALHLGLTQRTDLTWRTAEEVTASLRALDPEDPVRYDFALCHYGMSGACPAKTLPQHCERCSLLPSCKVGPRVIARGSLQF, encoded by the coding sequence ATGAAGAAGCGCCGTGTCGCCCATACAGGATTGAGCACCCAGGCGGCCGACCTCCTGCGCCCCCGCCTGGATGCCTTCCTGGCGTCCATGGATCAGACGGCGCGCATCGGGTTCGACCCGGTGGAGTTCCCCCACCGCTACACGGATCCACGCGACGTGGAGGTCAGCGCGCTGCTCGCGGCGGCGCTGGCCTACGGGCGCGCGGACCTCTTCCGCCCGAAGGTGGATGCGCTCCTGAAACAGATGGGGCCGTCCCCCGCGGCCTTCGTGCGCGCGCTGGACGTGAAGGGCGCGAAGGCGCTGCTCACGGGCTTCGTGTACCGCTTCAACGTGGGCACCGACCTCGCGGTGCTGCTCTTGGGCATGGGCCGCGCGCTGCGCGAGCACGGCAGCCTGGAGGCGCTGTTCGTGCGCGGCTTCCAGGCGAGCGGCACGCTGCACGGGGCGCTCGCGGCCTTCACCGCCGCGCTGCGGGACGTGCCCATGGCCGCGCTCCGCAAGGCCATGGGGCCGGAGCGGGGACTGCATCACCTGCTGCCCTCGCCGCTGGGGCCGGGCGCCGCGAAGCGCCTCAACCTGTACCTGCGGTGGATGGTGCGCGGACCGGACGCGGTGGACTTCGGCATCTGGAAGCAGGTGCCCGCCTCAGCACTGCTGGTCCCACTGGACACGCACATTGGACGGATGGCGCTGCACCTGGGACTGACGCAGCGGACGGACCTCACCTGGCGGACCGCCGAGGAGGTGACGGCCTCGCTGCGGGCGCTCGATCCAGAAGATCCGGTCCGGTATGACTTTGCTCTGTGTCACTACGGCATGAGTGGCGCCTGCCCGGCGAAGACGCTGCCCCAGCACTGCGAGCGCTGCTCGCTCCTACCTTCCTGCAAGGTAGGCCCCCGCGTCATCGCGCGCGGTTCACTGCAATTCTGA